The proteins below are encoded in one region of Rhizobium sp. 9140:
- the prfA gene encoding peptide chain release factor 1, with amino-acid sequence MATLPVEKMRELERRFGEIEARMSAGPAADVYVKLASEYSELQPVVAKIREYEKAGAELADIEALLSDKATDREMRDLAEMEKPEIEARLETLASEMQILLLPRDAADEKSAILEIRAGTGGSEAALFAGDLFRMYERYAADKGWKVEVLSASDGDAGGFKEIIATVTGRGVFSKLKFESGVHRVQRVPDTETQGRIHTSAATVAVLPEAEDIDIEIRAEDIRIDTMRSSGAGGQHVNTTDSAVRITHMPSGIVVTSSEKSQHQNKAKAMQVLRSRLYDMERQKADSERSASRKSQVGSGDRSERIRTYNFPQGRVTDHRINLTLYKIDRMMMGEIDEVVDALLADYQADQLARLGEQQG; translated from the coding sequence TTGGCCACATTACCTGTCGAGAAAATGCGGGAGCTGGAGCGGCGGTTCGGGGAGATCGAGGCGCGTATGTCGGCCGGACCGGCGGCTGATGTCTATGTGAAGCTGGCATCCGAATATTCCGAGCTCCAGCCTGTTGTTGCCAAGATCCGCGAGTATGAGAAGGCCGGCGCTGAGCTTGCCGATATCGAAGCGCTGCTGTCCGATAAGGCGACCGACCGTGAGATGCGCGACCTCGCTGAAATGGAGAAGCCGGAGATCGAGGCGCGGCTGGAAACGCTCGCCAGCGAGATGCAGATCCTGCTTCTGCCGAGGGATGCCGCCGACGAGAAGAGTGCGATCCTCGAAATCCGCGCAGGAACCGGCGGCTCGGAGGCCGCACTTTTCGCCGGCGATCTCTTCCGCATGTATGAGCGCTATGCCGCCGACAAGGGCTGGAAGGTCGAGGTGCTCAGCGCCAGCGACGGCGATGCCGGCGGGTTCAAGGAAATCATCGCAACGGTGACCGGGCGCGGTGTTTTCTCCAAGCTGAAGTTCGAATCGGGCGTGCATCGCGTCCAGCGCGTGCCGGATACGGAAACGCAGGGGCGCATCCACACCTCCGCCGCCACCGTCGCCGTGCTGCCGGAGGCGGAGGATATCGACATCGAGATTCGCGCCGAGGACATTCGCATCGATACGATGCGCTCGTCGGGTGCGGGCGGCCAGCACGTCAACACGACGGATAGTGCGGTGCGCATCACGCATATGCCGTCCGGCATCGTGGTCACGAGTTCGGAAAAATCGCAGCACCAGAACAAGGCGAAAGCCATGCAGGTCCTGCGCTCGCGCCTTTATGACATGGAGCGGCAGAAGGCGGACAGCGAGCGTTCTGCCTCCCGCAAGAGCCAGGTCGGTTCCGGCGACCGGTCCGAACGCATTCGGACCTATAATTTTCCGCAAGGGCGGGTGACCGATCATCGTATCAACCTGACGCTCTACAAAATCGACCGGATGATGATGGGCGAGATCGACGAGGTGGTGGATGCGCTGCTGGCAGACTATCAGGCCGACCAGCTCGCCCGTCTCGGCGAACAGCAGGGCTGA
- the ptsP gene encoding phosphoenolpyruvate--protein phosphotransferase, whose amino-acid sequence MRDLSGPRVLLKRLRELMAEPLEPQERLDRIVRQIAQNMVAEVCSVYVLRSDGVLELYATEGLNKDAVHLAQLQMGQGLVGTIAASARPLNLSDAQSHPAFTYLPETGEEVYHSFLGVPILRTGRSLGVLVVQNKASRTYRDDEVEALETTAMVLAEMVATGELKKITRPGLELDLSRPVTIEGSGFNEGVGLGYVVLHEPRIVVTNLLNDDTDKELSRLGESLGSLRISIDDMLSRRDVSMEGEHRAVLEAYRMFAHDRGWVRKLEEAIRNGLTAEAAVERVQSETKARMMRLTDPYLRERMHDFDDLANRLLRQLTGYGARVSDKDFPVDAVVVARAMGAAELLDYPRENIRGLVLEDGAVTSHVVIVARAMGIPVVGQAAGAVALAENGDAMIIDGDDAKVHLRPMADLQRAYEEKVRLRARRQEQFRALRGVEPITRDGSRIRLQMNAGLMVDLPQLDESGAEGIGLFRTELQFMIASTMPRMEEQEAFYRNVLKQAAGKPVTFRTLDIGGDKVVPYFRAAEEENPALGWRAIRLSLDRPGLLRTQLRAMLRASAGQELRIMLPMVTEVFELKAVRELLQKEIQRQSKVGEQLPRKLQFGAMLEVPALLYQLDELMSEVDFVSVGSNDLFQFAMAVDRGNSRVSDRFDVLSRPFLRMLRDIVRAGERNTTSVTLCGEMASKPLSALALLAIGFRSLSMSPTAVGPVKAMLLATDLARLSPELNALLDDTKGTRTPRELLKAFAAENEIPL is encoded by the coding sequence ATGAGAGACCTGTCCGGTCCACGCGTTCTTCTCAAGCGGCTGCGCGAACTCATGGCGGAGCCGCTCGAGCCGCAGGAGCGGCTTGACCGGATCGTGCGCCAGATCGCGCAGAACATGGTCGCGGAAGTCTGCTCGGTCTATGTGCTGCGCTCCGACGGCGTGCTCGAACTCTACGCCACAGAGGGCCTGAACAAGGATGCCGTGCATCTGGCCCAGCTTCAGATGGGGCAGGGCCTCGTCGGTACGATTGCCGCCAGCGCGCGTCCGCTCAATCTCTCCGACGCACAGTCGCACCCCGCCTTCACCTACCTGCCGGAAACAGGCGAGGAGGTCTATCACTCCTTCCTCGGCGTGCCGATCCTGCGCACCGGGCGGTCGCTTGGCGTTCTCGTGGTGCAGAACAAGGCGAGCCGTACCTATCGCGACGACGAGGTGGAAGCGCTCGAGACCACCGCCATGGTGCTGGCCGAAATGGTGGCGACCGGCGAACTCAAGAAGATTACCCGGCCGGGCCTCGAACTCGACCTGTCGCGTCCGGTCACTATCGAGGGCTCCGGGTTCAACGAGGGCGTGGGCCTCGGCTATGTCGTGCTCCACGAACCGCGTATCGTCGTTACCAATCTGCTGAACGACGATACGGACAAGGAGCTTTCTCGGCTCGGCGAAAGCCTGGGCTCGTTGCGCATCTCCATCGACGACATGCTTTCGCGTCGCGACGTCTCCATGGAGGGCGAGCACCGGGCGGTGCTTGAGGCCTACCGCATGTTTGCGCATGACCGGGGCTGGGTGCGCAAGCTCGAAGAGGCCATTCGCAACGGCCTGACGGCGGAAGCGGCCGTCGAGCGTGTGCAGAGCGAGACCAAGGCGCGCATGATGCGCCTGACGGATCCGTATCTGCGCGAACGCATGCACGATTTCGACGATCTGGCGAACCGTTTGCTGCGGCAGCTGACAGGCTATGGCGCGCGGGTCTCGGACAAGGATTTCCCGGTCGATGCCGTGGTCGTCGCGCGGGCGATGGGGGCGGCCGAACTGCTCGACTATCCCCGCGAGAATATTCGCGGTCTCGTCCTTGAGGACGGTGCGGTGACGAGCCATGTGGTCATCGTCGCCCGTGCCATGGGCATTCCGGTCGTCGGCCAGGCGGCGGGCGCCGTCGCGCTGGCCGAAAACGGCGATGCGATGATCATCGACGGCGACGATGCCAAGGTGCATCTGCGCCCGATGGCCGACCTTCAGCGGGCCTATGAAGAGAAGGTTCGCCTGCGCGCGCGGCGTCAGGAGCAGTTTCGTGCGCTGCGCGGTGTCGAGCCGATCACCAGGGACGGCAGCCGCATCAGGTTGCAGATGAATGCCGGCCTGATGGTGGATCTGCCGCAGCTGGATGAATCGGGTGCGGAGGGCATCGGCCTGTTCCGCACCGAACTTCAGTTCATGATCGCCTCGACCATGCCGCGCATGGAGGAGCAGGAGGCCTTCTACCGCAACGTTCTGAAACAGGCAGCCGGCAAGCCGGTGACTTTCCGCACGCTCGATATCGGCGGCGACAAGGTCGTGCCCTATTTCCGGGCTGCGGAAGAGGAAAATCCGGCGCTCGGCTGGCGGGCGATCCGCCTGTCGCTCGACCGGCCCGGCCTCTTGCGCACGCAGCTGCGCGCGATGCTGCGGGCGTCTGCCGGTCAGGAACTGCGCATCATGCTGCCGATGGTGACGGAGGTTTTCGAGCTGAAGGCGGTGCGCGAGCTGCTGCAAAAGGAAATCCAGCGCCAGTCGAAGGTGGGCGAGCAACTGCCGCGCAAGTTGCAGTTCGGCGCGATGCTGGAAGTTCCAGCCCTTCTCTATCAGCTGGACGAGCTGATGAGCGAGGTCGATTTCGTTTCGGTCGGCTCCAACGACCTGTTCCAGTTCGCCATGGCGGTGGATCGCGGCAATTCGCGCGTTTCGGATCGCTTCGACGTGTTGAGCCGGCCCTTCCTGCGCATGCTGCGCGATATCGTGCGCGCCGGCGAGCGCAACACCACGTCCGTCACGCTCTGTGGCGAGATGGCGTCGAAGCCGCTCTCGGCCTTAGCGCTGCTCGCGATCGGTTTCCGCTCCCTGTCGATGTCCCCGACGGCCGTCGGGCCGGTCAAGGCGATGCTGCTGGCGACGGACCTGGCAAGGCTTTCGCCGGAGCTGAACGCCTTGCTGGACGATACGAAGGGAACGCGCACGCCGCGGGAACTGTTGAAGGCGTTTGCGGCGGAGAATGAGATTCCATTGTAG
- a CDS encoding aspartate kinase, whose amino-acid sequence MARIVMKFGGTSVADMERIRVVARHVKREVDAGHEVAVVVSAMSGKTNELVGWTRDASPMHDAREYDAVVASGEQVTSGLLAIALQHIGINARSWQGWQIPIRTDNAHGAARIMDIDGSDLIRRFGEGQVAVIAGFQGIGPDNRIATLGRGGSDTSAVAIAAAVKADRCDIYTDVDGVYTTDPRIVPKARRLKKIAFEEMLEMASLGAKVLQVRSVELAMVHKVRTFVRSSFEDPDAPGMGDLLNPPGTLICDEEEIVEQEVVTGIAYAKDEAQISLRRLADRPGVSAAIFGPLAEAHINVDMIVQNISEDGSKTDMTFTVPAGDVDKALRVLDAEKDKIGFDVIQNESGLAKVSVIGIGMRSHAGVAASAFRALAEKGINIKAITTSEIKISILIDGAYAELAVRTLHSVYGLDKT is encoded by the coding sequence ATGGCACGCATCGTGATGAAATTCGGCGGAACCTCCGTCGCGGACATGGAACGCATCCGGGTCGTCGCCCGTCATGTGAAACGCGAGGTGGATGCCGGACACGAGGTGGCCGTCGTCGTTTCCGCCATGTCGGGGAAGACCAACGAGCTCGTCGGCTGGACGCGCGACGCCTCGCCCATGCACGATGCCCGCGAGTATGACGCCGTCGTCGCCTCGGGCGAGCAGGTGACCTCGGGGCTGCTGGCGATCGCGCTCCAGCACATCGGCATCAACGCCCGCTCCTGGCAGGGCTGGCAGATCCCGATCCGCACCGACAACGCCCATGGTGCCGCGCGAATCATGGATATCGACGGCTCCGACCTCATTCGCCGCTTCGGCGAGGGGCAGGTCGCCGTCATCGCCGGCTTTCAGGGCATCGGCCCCGATAACCGGATCGCGACGCTCGGCCGCGGCGGCTCGGATACGAGCGCGGTCGCCATCGCGGCTGCGGTGAAGGCCGATCGTTGCGACATCTACACCGACGTGGACGGCGTCTACACGACAGACCCGCGCATCGTGCCGAAGGCGCGCCGCCTGAAGAAGATCGCTTTCGAGGAAATGCTCGAAATGGCGTCGCTCGGCGCCAAGGTCCTCCAGGTCCGCTCGGTCGAGCTTGCCATGGTGCACAAGGTCCGCACCTTCGTGCGCTCCAGTTTCGAAGACCCGGACGCGCCCGGCATGGGCGATCTTTTGAACCCGCCGGGAACGCTGATTTGTGATGAGGAAGAGATCGTGGAACAGGAAGTCGTAACCGGCATCGCCTATGCCAAGGATGAGGCGCAAATTTCGCTGCGGCGTCTGGCCGATCGCCCGGGTGTCTCCGCCGCGATCTTCGGCCCTCTCGCCGAAGCCCACATCAATGTCGATATGATCGTTCAGAATATTTCGGAGGACGGATCGAAGACCGACATGACCTTTACGGTGCCGGCCGGCGATGTGGACAAGGCGCTGCGCGTGCTCGACGCGGAGAAGGACAAGATCGGGTTCGACGTCATCCAGAACGAATCGGGTCTCGCCAAGGTGTCGGTCATCGGCATCGGCATGCGCAGTCATGCGGGCGTTGCTGCGTCCGCTTTCCGCGCGCTGGCCGAAAAGGGCATCAACATCAAGGCGATCACCACCTCGGAAATCAAGATTTCCATCCTGATCGACGGTGCGTACGCCGAATTGGCCGTTCGGACTTTGCATTCCGTCTACGGGCTGGATAAGACTTAA
- the ubiG gene encoding bifunctional 2-polyprenyl-6-hydroxyphenol methylase/3-demethylubiquinol 3-O-methyltransferase UbiG — MTDAARTTIDQSEVDRFSALAAEWWNPHGKFKPLHKFNPVRLGYIRDRAAETFGRDPKAPRPLEGLRLLDIGCGGGLLSEPMARMGANVVGADASEKNIRIAETHAAGSGVTVDYRAVTAEALAEAGETFDIVLNMEVVEHVSDVDFFLSTCASMVRPGGMMVIATINRTMKAAALAIFAAENVLRWLPRGTHQYEKLVRPEEIEKPLSASGLTITERTGVFFSPFTNQWNLSRDMDVNYMMIAKRPRD, encoded by the coding sequence ATGACCGACGCGGCCCGCACGACCATCGACCAGTCCGAAGTCGATCGCTTCTCGGCGCTGGCGGCGGAATGGTGGAACCCGCATGGCAAGTTCAAGCCGCTGCACAAGTTCAATCCGGTCCGGCTCGGCTATATCCGCGATCGCGCTGCCGAAACCTTCGGCCGCGACCCGAAGGCACCGCGTCCGCTGGAAGGCCTTCGCCTCCTCGATATCGGCTGCGGTGGCGGCCTCCTCTCCGAGCCGATGGCGCGCATGGGCGCGAATGTGGTCGGTGCCGACGCCTCCGAGAAGAACATCCGCATCGCCGAGACGCACGCGGCCGGCAGCGGCGTCACCGTCGATTACCGCGCGGTCACCGCCGAAGCGCTGGCCGAAGCCGGCGAGACCTTTGATATCGTACTCAACATGGAAGTCGTGGAGCATGTCTCCGACGTCGATTTCTTCCTCTCCACATGCGCCTCGATGGTCCGCCCGGGCGGAATGATGGTGATCGCCACGATCAACCGTACGATGAAGGCCGCAGCGCTCGCCATCTTCGCCGCCGAAAACGTCCTGCGCTGGCTGCCGCGCGGCACGCATCAATATGAAAAGCTGGTCCGTCCGGAAGAGATCGAGAAGCCGCTCTCGGCATCGGGCCTCACGATCACGGAGCGCACCGGCGTCTTCTTCAGCCCTTTCACGAACCAGTGGAACCTGTCACGCGACATGGACGTCAATTACATGATGATCGCCAAGCGCCCGCGCGACTGA
- a CDS encoding DUF1178 family protein, translating into MIRYALTCDKGHGFEGWFGSSADFEAQSESGLVTCPVCGTASVSRALMAPALSTGRRKEKQRGLMMDQAQQAAISKIREMVSNIRANAEDVGEKFPEEARKIHYGEADARGLIGRATVEEARALIEEGIDVAPLPILPDEVN; encoded by the coding sequence GTGATCCGGTATGCGCTGACCTGCGACAAGGGCCACGGCTTCGAGGGCTGGTTCGGGTCGAGCGCCGACTTCGAGGCGCAGTCCGAAAGCGGGCTGGTGACCTGTCCTGTCTGCGGCACCGCCTCGGTCAGCCGCGCGCTGATGGCGCCGGCGCTCTCGACCGGGCGGCGCAAGGAGAAGCAGCGCGGCCTGATGATGGACCAGGCGCAGCAGGCGGCGATCTCCAAGATCCGCGAAATGGTGTCCAACATACGCGCCAATGCGGAGGATGTCGGCGAGAAGTTTCCGGAAGAAGCCCGCAAGATCCACTATGGCGAAGCCGACGCTCGCGGATTGATCGGGCGCGCTACGGTGGAAGAGGCACGGGCGCTGATCGAAGAAGGCATAGACGTCGCGCCGCTGCCCATCCTTCCCGACGAGGTAAACTGA
- a CDS encoding carbon-nitrogen hydrolase family protein, which yields MTFRVAAVQMCSGTAPGKNAAAMADLVRDAAASGATYVQTPEMTGALQRDRAALRASLRGEDDDVIVRTARDLAAELGIHLHIGSTAIGLDDGKIANRGFLFGPDGAKICHYDKIHMFDVDLDNGESWRESSAYTPGETAQVADLPFGQLGFSICYDVRFPELFRRQAVAGAQIMTVPAAFTRQTGEAHWEILLRARAIENGFFLIAAAQGGVHEDGRETFGHSMIVDPWGRILAEAGPSGEAVITADIDISAVAAARGKIPNLKNARDFSVAPVGASAPVSGGFAA from the coding sequence ATGACCTTCCGCGTCGCCGCCGTCCAGATGTGCTCCGGCACAGCGCCCGGGAAAAACGCCGCTGCCATGGCGGACCTCGTTCGCGATGCCGCAGCGAGCGGCGCTACCTATGTGCAGACGCCGGAAATGACCGGGGCGCTGCAACGCGACCGTGCGGCGCTGCGGGCTTCTCTGCGGGGCGAAGACGACGACGTGATCGTGCGCACGGCGCGCGATCTGGCCGCCGAGCTTGGCATCCACCTGCATATCGGCTCGACCGCTATCGGTCTCGATGACGGGAAGATCGCCAATCGCGGCTTTCTGTTCGGGCCGGATGGCGCGAAAATCTGCCATTACGACAAGATCCACATGTTCGACGTCGATCTCGACAATGGCGAAAGCTGGCGCGAAAGCTCCGCCTATACGCCGGGCGAGACGGCGCAGGTTGCCGATCTGCCGTTCGGTCAGCTGGGTTTTTCGATCTGCTACGATGTGCGATTCCCGGAGCTTTTCCGCCGGCAGGCGGTGGCCGGGGCGCAGATCATGACCGTTCCCGCAGCCTTCACACGCCAGACCGGCGAGGCGCACTGGGAAATCCTGCTGCGGGCGCGTGCCATCGAAAACGGCTTTTTCCTCATCGCTGCGGCGCAGGGCGGCGTGCATGAGGATGGGCGCGAGACGTTCGGGCATTCGATGATCGTCGATCCCTGGGGCCGCATCCTTGCCGAAGCCGGCCCGAGCGGCGAAGCCGTGATCACGGCGGATATCGATATATCCGCGGTTGCCGCCGCGCGCGGCAAGATCCCGAACCTGAAGAACGCCCGTGACTTTTCGGTCGCGCCCGTGGGTGCCTCTGCTCCGGTGAGTGGGGGCTTCGCCGCGTGA
- the grxC gene encoding glutaredoxin 3, whose amino-acid sequence MASVVLYTRQACGYCAAAKKLLSSKGVSFEEHDATYSPDLRQEMIAKSNGGSTFPQIFINGTHVGGCDDLHALDKAGKLDPMLAA is encoded by the coding sequence ATGGCTTCCGTCGTACTTTATACCCGTCAGGCCTGTGGCTATTGTGCCGCCGCCAAGAAGCTTCTTTCCAGCAAGGGCGTCTCGTTCGAGGAACATGACGCGACCTATTCGCCCGATCTTCGCCAGGAGATGATCGCGAAATCGAACGGTGGATCGACGTTCCCGCAGATCTTCATCAACGGAACCCATGTCGGTGGCTGCGACGATCTGCATGCGCTCGACAAGGCCGGCAAGCTCGACCCCATGCTGGCGGCCTGA
- a CDS encoding ComF family protein, whose protein sequence is MDGAWQPVETTNRAVPSPGAPVGIAFDAGYPLPGKDKPFRERLVARLLSVGRGAADLLYPPVCRGCGRFVQRQAAVCPACWASLRLIERPFCEVLGVPFSHDLGRGILSADAIANPPPFTRLRSVAIHTGIARDLVHALKYTDRTDLAPMMAAWMLRAGEGVVEAADAIVPVPLHKYRLWSRRFNQSAELARALAHLSGRPMLATALVRRRRTVRQVGLGATQRQDNVRGAFAVTEAGQSLVFGRHIVLVDDVYTTGATVAAATRALTRAGASEVTVLTFARAVTVLI, encoded by the coding sequence ATGGATGGCGCGTGGCAACCCGTTGAGACGACGAACCGGGCGGTTCCAAGCCCGGGGGCGCCCGTCGGCATCGCTTTCGATGCAGGCTATCCGCTGCCGGGCAAGGACAAGCCCTTTCGGGAGCGTCTGGTTGCGCGCCTCCTCTCAGTGGGACGGGGTGCGGCCGATCTTCTCTATCCGCCCGTCTGTCGCGGCTGCGGCCGGTTCGTGCAGCGGCAAGCTGCCGTGTGCCCGGCGTGCTGGGCAAGCCTTCGCCTGATCGAGCGTCCGTTCTGCGAGGTGCTCGGCGTACCCTTCTCGCACGATCTCGGACGCGGCATTCTTTCGGCGGATGCCATCGCCAACCCGCCGCCGTTCACGCGCCTGCGGTCGGTCGCGATCCATACGGGTATCGCACGAGATCTCGTACATGCGCTGAAATATACCGACCGGACGGACCTTGCGCCGATGATGGCGGCGTGGATGCTGCGGGCAGGCGAAGGGGTTGTCGAGGCGGCGGACGCGATCGTTCCGGTGCCGCTCCACAAGTACCGCCTCTGGTCGCGTCGGTTCAACCAGTCGGCGGAGCTGGCGCGGGCGCTTGCGCACCTCTCCGGCCGGCCGATGCTGGCGACAGCGCTGGTTCGGCGCCGGCGCACGGTGCGGCAGGTGGGGCTGGGCGCGACGCAGCGGCAGGACAATGTGCGCGGCGCCTTCGCGGTGACCGAGGCCGGCCAGTCGCTCGTTTTCGGCCGGCATATCGTGCTTGTCGACGACGTCTATACCACGGGCGCGACGGTCGCCGCGGCGACACGGGCGCTGACGCGAGCCGGGGCAAGCGAGGTGACGGTTTTGACCTTTGCAAGAGCCGTGACCGTGCTTATATGA
- a CDS encoding class I SAM-dependent methyltransferase, with protein sequence MDIVFDQPLVEARRLRALKAGDEKAQFLLDIVAEDLAERLAVVERRFETAVELHGYTGVTARTLMATGKIGTLKRVETDHAFGGSADLIVAPLETVPVPPASANLVVSPLSLHLTNDTPGVFIQVRRALAPDGLFLAAIPGNGTLQELREVLLAAESESTGGASPRVIPFADVRDIGALLQRAGFALPVTDTETYTVRYASLFALMRDLRAMGMTNTLVARSRKPLSRAVFLRAAELYAERFADPDGRIRATFSVIYLSGWAPHESQQKPLAPGSAKMRLADALKVEKSGVDGIKGDS encoded by the coding sequence GTGGATATCGTATTTGACCAGCCTCTTGTGGAAGCCCGGCGCCTGCGGGCGCTGAAGGCCGGGGATGAAAAGGCGCAATTCCTGCTCGACATCGTGGCAGAGGATCTCGCCGAGAGGCTTGCGGTCGTGGAGCGCCGGTTCGAAACGGCCGTCGAGCTTCATGGCTATACCGGCGTGACGGCGCGCACCCTGATGGCCACCGGCAAGATCGGGACGCTGAAGCGTGTCGAGACGGACCATGCCTTTGGCGGATCGGCCGACCTCATCGTTGCGCCCCTGGAAACGGTGCCGGTTCCGCCCGCCAGCGCGAACCTCGTGGTCTCCCCGCTCTCCCTGCACCTGACGAACGACACACCCGGCGTGTTCATACAGGTGCGGCGGGCGCTGGCGCCGGACGGCCTGTTCCTCGCGGCCATCCCCGGCAACGGCACATTGCAGGAACTGCGGGAGGTATTGCTGGCTGCCGAAAGCGAAAGCACCGGCGGTGCCAGCCCGCGCGTCATTCCCTTTGCGGACGTGCGCGACATCGGCGCCCTGTTGCAGCGCGCGGGCTTCGCGCTCCCCGTCACGGATACGGAAACCTATACGGTCCGCTATGCCTCGCTGTTTGCGCTGATGAGGGATCTGCGTGCCATGGGCATGACCAACACGCTGGTTGCCCGCAGCCGCAAGCCTCTGTCGCGTGCGGTCTTCCTGCGCGCCGCGGAGCTGTATGCCGAGCGTTTCGCAGATCCCGACGGCCGCATTCGCGCAACGTTTTCGGTCATCTATCTCTCCGGCTGGGCGCCGCACGAGAGCCAGCAGAAGCCGCTTGCGCCGGGCTCGGCGAAGATGCGCCTGGCGGATGCGTTGAAAGTGGAAAAATCCGGCGTTGACGGGATCAAGGGCGACAGCTGA
- a CDS encoding Flp family type IVb pilin, whose protein sequence is MLMKAGLERTSVATMFQRFLSDRSGATAIEYGLIAGIITIAIVAGFGALTQQLTNVFNAAKDALTTP, encoded by the coding sequence ATGCTGATGAAAGCCGGTCTGGAGAGGACGTCCGTAGCCACCATGTTCCAGCGATTTCTCTCCGACCGCAGCGGCGCAACCGCCATTGAATACGGCCTGATCGCCGGCATCATCACCATTGCCATCGTCGCCGGTTTCGGTGCGCTGACGCAGCAGCTTACGAATGTCTTCAACGCGGCCAAGGACGCTCTGACGACGCCGTGA
- the mutT gene encoding 8-oxo-dGTP diphosphatase MutT, with protein sequence MDTAQPRRLLLVAACALIDGDGRILLAQRPEGKSMAGLWEFPGGKVETGETPEETLIRELEEELGIRTKVACLAPLTFASHAYEDFHLLMPLYVCRRYEGVPQGREGQALKWVRAKALRDYPMPPADEPIIPYLIDLL encoded by the coding sequence ATGGATACCGCCCAGCCTCGCCGGCTGCTGCTCGTCGCCGCCTGCGCCCTCATCGACGGCGATGGCCGCATTCTGCTCGCGCAGCGGCCGGAGGGCAAATCCATGGCGGGTCTGTGGGAGTTTCCCGGCGGCAAGGTCGAGACGGGCGAGACGCCCGAGGAGACGCTGATCCGTGAGCTTGAGGAAGAACTGGGCATTCGCACCAAAGTCGCCTGCCTCGCGCCGCTGACCTTCGCCAGCCATGCCTATGAGGACTTCCATTTGCTGATGCCGCTCTATGTCTGCCGCCGCTATGAGGGCGTGCCACAGGGGCGGGAGGGGCAGGCGCTGAAATGGGTGCGGGCGAAGGCGCTGCGCGACTATCCGATGCCGCCGGCCGATGAACCGATCATTCCCTATCTCATCGATCTTCTGTAG
- a CDS encoding GNAT family N-acetyltransferase, with amino-acid sequence MLDETTRLRLPLVRRLEAIGFRAWPAATAQYDGSWLVRMTPGHGSRRLNSINPLDPHDGSDMAGRLERAARQFRDAGLVPTVRQTPLTPPGLVAHLDGEGWTRFSETIVMTADIPPNSASDELGHVPLRDVARFVEARMAIAGDPPESKTALTSVIEAIRAECGLFLFEDVGQGPTAVSLAVQDYDLAGLLLVAVRPDRRGEGIGRDIVGASLRWARLKGARKAWLAVEAENAPALALYRGLGFTEAYRYLYRTPRGE; translated from the coding sequence ATGCTGGATGAGACGACACGATTGAGGCTGCCACTGGTGCGGCGGCTCGAGGCCATCGGCTTTCGGGCCTGGCCTGCCGCAACTGCGCAGTATGACGGCAGCTGGCTGGTGCGGATGACGCCCGGACACGGTTCGCGCCGCCTGAACTCGATCAACCCGCTCGACCCGCATGACGGCAGCGACATGGCGGGCCGGTTGGAGCGGGCGGCGCGGCAGTTTCGCGATGCCGGCCTCGTGCCGACCGTGCGCCAGACGCCTCTGACGCCGCCTGGCCTCGTCGCCCATCTCGATGGGGAAGGCTGGACGCGCTTTTCCGAAACCATCGTCATGACGGCGGATATTCCGCCGAATTCGGCGAGCGACGAGTTGGGCCATGTGCCGCTGCGCGACGTCGCCCGCTTCGTGGAGGCGCGGATGGCGATTGCCGGCGACCCGCCGGAGAGCAAGACGGCGCTGACCTCCGTGATCGAGGCGATCCGGGCGGAATGCGGGCTCTTCCTGTTCGAGGATGTGGGTCAAGGGCCGACGGCCGTTTCCCTGGCGGTGCAGGATTACGATCTTGCAGGGCTGCTGCTGGTCGCCGTCCGGCCCGACCGGCGCGGCGAGGGCATCGGCCGCGATATCGTCGGCGCCAGCCTGCGCTGGGCGCGGCTGAAGGGCGCGCGCAAAGCGTGGCTTGCCGTCGAGGCCGAAAACGCGCCGGCGCTGGCGCTCTATCGCGGGCTCGGCTTCACCGAGGCCTATCGTTATCTCTATCGAACGCCACGGGGAGAATGA